In Sphingomonas sp. M1-B02, the sequence GTCGATCATCCCCAGATCGATGCGCCGCCTGCGTCCGTTCGCGATTGCCTCGATCGCGCCGTCCAGATCGAGAGGCAGATCGAGCGAGCGCGCGAAGCTGTTGGCGGTGCCGAGCGGCAGGACCGCGAACACGCAATCCTTGCCCACCAGTTCGTCTACCACGCCGGAAAGCGAGCCGTCACCGCCGCCCACGATCACCATCGGCACGCCGGAGGCGACCACCTCGCGCACGGTCGCGTTCATTTTGTCGGGATCGTCGACCGCGTGCGCCGCGCGCAACGTGATTCCGGCCGCGGTCAGCTTCTCGCAGGCGATCTCGAACAAGTCCCGGCCCTTGCGCGAATGCGCGTTGACCACCAGCGCCGCTTCGCGCGGGATCGGCTTTGTTTCCATCCCGCAATAACTCGCACGGCACGCACAAGCTCCCAGCCATCCTCAATATGCCCGCGTCGCGCTTGCACAGCCTGCACTTGCGCATTCGTGCATATTCATTCCAGTCTGCGTGAACAGGACAGGGGAGAAACGGGATGGGGCCGACCGAATCGACGTTCGAGGGCAAAGGGGGATTGCGGATCTTCTATCGGGAATGGCTCCCCGCAGAGACGCCGCGCGCCGTCGTTGTGATTTGCCACGGCGTCAACTCGCACGGCGGCCAATATCTCTGGGCAGCGGACCGCCTGGTCGAAGCAGGCTATGCGGTCTATGCGCTCGACCTGCGCGGGCGAGGACGCTCCGAAGGTGAGCGCTTCTATGTCGAGGACGTCGCCGATTATGTCAGCGACCTTACCGATACGATCACCATCGCCAAAAGCCGTCATCCCGGCAGCAAGCTCTTCCTGCTTGGTCACAGCGCAGGGGGCGTGACCGGATCGACGTATGTCCTTGATCACCAGCACGCGATTGACGGCTTCATCTGCGAGAGTTTCGCGTTCCAGGTGCCCGCGCCGGGCTTCGCGCTGGCGGCGATCAAGGGGCTGAGCCACATCGCGCCGCGGCTCGGCGTGCTGAAGCTCAAGAATGAAGACTTTTCGCGCGATCCCGATTGGGTCGCGACGCTCAACGCCGACCCCTATATCAGCGACGAGACCCAACCCGCCGCCACCGTCGCCGCGCTGGTCCGCGCCGACGAGCGGATGCGCATCGAATTCCCGACGATCACCATCCCCCTGCTCATCCTGCACGGCACCGCCGACAAGGCGACGGTGTGCGAAGGCAGCGTCTTCTTCCACGAGACCGCCGGCTCGACGGACAAGACGCTCAAACTCTATCAGGACCATTATCACGATTTGCTCGCCGATATCGGCAAGGAGGAAGTGATGGAGGACATCCAGGCCTGGTTGGAGGCGCACCTCTAAACCGTCGCCCACGTCCCTCGATGCACTTGAAACGCGGCTTCGTCCCTGCGTCCAAAGGCTGTAGGATCATTGCCGAGCAATGGGATGGCGATGCGAGTGGAGCGCGTGAAACGGCTGGTGGGCTTAGCGACGCTTGCGCTGGCGGCGTGCGGCGCCAATCCGTCAGCCACTCCCGCCGGCGTCGCGAAGCGCACCACGATCGACTTCGCGAAGGTCGCCAATTACTCCGCACCTACGCTGCCGGCCTATTTCGATCGCACCGTCGCGGCGCTCGACCATAGCCCCGCGTCCAACCCCATCGACGATCGCGTCGCGACCCTCGGGCGGATACTGTTCTACGATCTGCGACTGAGCACCAACGACCGCGCATCGTGCGCCGCCTGCCACCAGCAGGCGATCGGCTTCACCGATTCGATGCGGTTCAGCAACGGGATCAGCAGCGCCGCCACGACCGACTTCCATGCGATGCGGCTCGGCAATCTTCGCTACTGGAAGCCCGGCTCGACCTTTTGGGACCGGCGCGCGGCCAGCGTCGAGGCGCAGGCCAGCCACCCCTTCCACAGCCTGGTCGAGATGGGGTGGGGCGGCGCGGCGGGCGGATTCGATGCGCTGACTCGGAAGATGGCAGCCACCGATTATTATCCCGACCTGTTCGCCTGGGCATTCGGCGACAAGGCGATAACCGAACCGCGTATCCAGCAGGCGCTCGCCCAGTTCGTGCGCGCGATGGTGTCGAGCGCGAGCCGGTGGGACACGGGCTATGCGAAGGTCTTCTCGCCCGCCGCGCCCGACCGGGGGCTCGGCGAGGATCTCCCCAATCTCACGGCCGAAGAGAATCGAGGCCGGCATTTGTTCATGACCGATGCCGCGAAGGGGGGCGCGGGCTGCTCGTCCTGCCACCTTCCGCCGACCTTCGCGCTCGCCGCAAACGCGCGCAGCAACGGCCTCGACCGCGGCGAGACGCGACTGTTCAAGGCGCCCTCGCTGCGCAGCGTCGGCCTGACGGGCCCCTATATGCACGACGGCCGCTTCTCGACGCTGGCCGAGGTAGTCGATTTCTACGACCATGGCATCCAGGATGGCCCGGCGCTCGACGATCGCCTGCGGCAAGGAGCCAGGCCACGCCGCATGAAGCTAAACGCCGCGGATCGCGCCGCGCTCGTCGCCTTTCTGATGACTCTGAGCGATCCGGCTCTCACCACCGATGCGCGCTTCAGCGACCCGTTCAGGCGCTGAGGCAGCGGCTTGCAGGCGGTTTTACCCTAGCTGGCGCGGATCGAATATAGCGTCGCGTTGCTGATCGCATATACCGCGCCGTCGGCGCCGACGAGGGTCGGCGTGTAGGCCTGGCCCAGCCCGGCATTGAGCCGCAGGCCCTGTGACAGCGTGTTCGTGGTCAGATCCCAGCGATACAGGATGCCGTCTTCATTGTTCGCCAGGATCGACTTGCGCAGCGGATCCGCGGCCATCGTGTTGATGCACCATTCGCGCCGCGCCGTGGCCGAGCCGGCGTCCAGCGTCGGGCCGAGGATCGTCAGCACTTCGCGCATCACCTGCACGCCCGGCACGATCGGGTCCGGCTGGCTCGCCTTCGGATCGAGTATCGCCATCCGATTGAGCCCGTCGCCCGTGCCTACGCCGTTATAATTATTATATTTCTGCGCAAGCAGATAGGTCGAGCTGCCCGTGTAGGACGGCACCATCGACGCAGGAATGACGCTGGGCGACACGTCCCAGCCGAAGCTGCCGGGGACCCCCACCGGATTGAGCAGGGAATCGAATTGGAGCAGCCATCCGCGCGCATTGTGCGTCGGAAACTGTGATTCGAGCACGCCATAGAAGACGCGGCCATCCGAGCCGACCACCGGCGACGCCGTGCCGTCGTCGCTGAGGCGCGCGGGCGTGAGCGTGTTCGGATCGACCAACGCCGCCTTGGCGCGAGTCGCAAGCGTCGTGCTGTCGAGCGCGAGCAGATAGCCGGTCTGGGTTGCCGTCGTGGCGCCCCGGTTCACTGCGATATAGAGTGTGCCGCCGTCGATCGAGAGCGCAGGCGCGCAATTCATCACCGGCTTCTGGACCGACGCATCGCCCGCCGCACTAGTGACGCTGACCCAGCGTGCCGTACCGTCGGGCGCGATGCGGGCAACGCCGCTGACGAGTCCCGCCGGATTCACGCCGGTCACCTGGAAGCCGAAGAAGATGTTTCCAGCCGGATCGGCGGTGAACGGCGTGTTGATGAAGACGGTGGCGTCGAACGCCGCGGGATTCGCATTGTAGGTGGAGGCGCCGTAGAAAATCTGCGCGGCAAAGCTACCGTCGACCGCATCCGCATTGGCGCGTAGCATGAGCTTGCCGCCCGCGCCCGGCGCATAGAGGCGGCCCTGCGCAGTAAGCAGCAGATTGTAGGGCGGCAGCCAGTTTCGCGGCGGCGTGATATAGTCCGTGGCCGTCTGCCAAACGAGCGCCCCGGTGGCTCCGTTGCGCGCTTCGACCCGGTAGCCGCCGGTGGCGGTCGTCTTGACCGGGATCACGACAAGGTTGCTCCTAGTCACGACCGGCGAGCCATAATGGGTCAGCAGCGCGCCGGCCGGTGTATATTGCGGCGCGAGGTCGACTGCCGCAGTCCAGCTGATCCGTCCGAGATCCTGCGATGCGATCGCGCTCACGCCCGTATGCTGCGCATCGCGCCCGTAGCCGAACCAGGCGGGGCCCGACACCGGCGTTGGCGTCGGCGTCGGCGTGGGAACCGGCGCAGGCGTGGGAGTCGGCACCGGAGTCGGCGTTGGCGACCCACCACCGCCGCTGCATGCCGCGACCACCGCGCTGGACGACAGCATTGCCAGCGCGCTGCGGCGCGATAGCAGTGGAGGAACGAGACTGAACGGGTGGGGACTATGGCTCATGGCTGCCGGGATACCCCTTTTTGCAGGGAAAGGCATCACCTTGGCGTGAAATCAGGCCGGGACGGCGGGCCTTGCTTTGTCGATTCGGCTCAACGACTACCAGTCCGGTCCCTGCGCCGGTTAAAAATGGCTCGGATCACGGAAGCGGCAGGTTGTTCGCCGCTTCCTTGCGCGCATTGGCCTCGGCCTTGGACTGGCGCGCCTGACGGACGAAGCAGCCAGTCGACCCCGAAGCGCCCACGGTCGTGCAGCTGCCCGTGCCCATCCGGCCGGCGTCGAGCGCATCGCCGGATCGCACGGCCCAGCTTTCGGTCTGCTGCGGCGCGCCCGGCTGCTCGCGCAGATTCTGCGGGATGCGGTAGCGCTCGCTTTCGGGCGCGCGCACGCAGATCACGTCGCTGGGGCAGCGATCGTCGCCGAATACGGTCAGCACACCGCCGATGGGCGCATTGGCCGAACGGGTCTGCTGCGAATTCTGCGCCTGCGCGGTCGCCGGCGCGAGCATCGGGATCGAAGCGACCGTAGCCGCCAACAGGAATCGCTTGAGCATCACGCCTTCTCCTCGAACCATATCATTGGCGTACAACGCTGAACGTGGCCTGTCATATCCGTTTGGACAGCGCGATTGCGACTCGACAGCCCATTCGAATAGCTCCCGACAGCAAGGGATAGCCCAATGCCGTCTCGGCGCCCGCACCGATCGCGGTATCGAGATGCTCGAGTTCCTCGGCGCGAAATTCGGCGACGGCGTGGGCCAGTTCGGGGTCGTCGTCGCCTAACTCGGCGAGCTGCGCCTGGTAATGGAGGTCGATCTCGGTCTCGACCGCGGCGGTGCATGCCATTGCGGCAGAGGGCCCGATCGCTGCCGTCACTGCGCCCAGCGCAAAGCCCGCGACATCCCAGAAGGGCTGGATCGCCGTGGGCCGAACACCGCGCTTCGCGATCATCGCGTCGAAGAAGCGGCGATGGCGCTCCTCCTGCACCGCCATGCCGTGGATCATCCGCGCGGCGGGGGTGCGATCGCCCATTACCGCCAACTGGCCGGCATAGATGCGCGTGGCGCCATATTCGCCGGCCTGGTCGACCCGGACCATCGCCGCCATGCCCTCGCGGGGATCGCCGGGCTTCCAGCTCATGGCCGCGCGCGCCGCACTGCAAATCCGAAGATCGCGACCGCGCCGGCCAGGCTGAAGATCGCGTTGAACCCGGCCAGGCTGATTCCGAACAAGGTCCATTGCGGCACGTCGCAGCGCACCAGCGGCTTGCGCAGCGCCTCGTTTAGCATCGCCATCGGGTCCGCGCTCGCCAGCGTGGTGGAGCAGGCGGTGATCCCTTGCCACCAATGATATTCGACCCCGGCATGAAGGACGCCGATGCCGCCGCTGACCGCGATCAGCGCCGCGGCAAACAGGACGAACAGCATCTGCACGGGCCGGGGTCGTACGACGAACGAAAGCGCCGCGACGATCACCGCGGCATAATGCGGCCAGCGCTGCCAATGGCACATCTCGCACGCGACCAGGCCGAACTGCTCCGAGAGCAAGGCTCCGCCCACGAGGCCCAGCGGGAGCAGGAGCGCGATCAGCTGTGCAGTGCGGAAGCCGTCGGCGCGCATTGCTCTCAGCGGCCCTTCGTTGCGACTTGGGGCGTTTTCCCGCCGATCCGCGCGATGGTCTGCAGGGCGTAATGAAGCTGGAAGTCCTCTATGCCCTGCTTCTTGAGCTGCTCCGGGGTCGCGGCGAAGCGCGGATCGGTGCGGGTATCCTCCTCGATCACCGAATCCTCTGCCTTGTCCGAATTTATCAGATGACGGCGCAGATCGGCTTCGCGCACCACTGGCCGGCTCTTGTAATCGGCGTCGGAAATCTGCGGCACGATAAGGTCGGGCTTGATCCCGCCTTCCTGCACCGAATGACCCGAGGGCGTGAAGTAGCGTGCGGTGGTGAGCCGCAGTGCGGCGCGTGATCCCATCGGTAGAATGGTCTGGACCGAACCCTTGCCGAAGCTGCGCACGCCCATCACGAGCCCGCGATGATGATCCTGGATCGCGCCCGCGACGATCTCGGACGCCGACGCCGTACCCGCATCGACCAGCACCACCACCGGCAGCCCGCGCGCCAGATCGCCCGGCACCATCGATTCGGCATAATAGCGCTCGATATCGGCTTTCTCTCGGCCGCGCTGCGAGACGATCTCGCCATGGCTCAGGAACACGTCCGAAACCGCGATCGCCTCGCTCAGCAGACCCCCGCCATTCTCGCGCAGATCAATCACGTAGCCGAGCGGCTTGCGGCCGAGCTGCTTGTCGATCGCCTGGATCGCCTTGATCGTGTCGGCGCCGGTTTGCGCGGTGAAGGTGTTGATGTTGATGATGCCGACGCCATTCTTCACTTCCCATTTCACCGGCTTCTGCACGATGATCTCGCGCACGAGCGTGAACTGAAGGGGCTTGTCGGCGCCAGGGCGGATCACGGTGATCGAGATCTTGGTGCCCGGCGCGCCGCGCATTTGCTCGATCGCCTCGTCCAGGCTGCCGCCGACGATGAACTTGCCGTCGAGATGGGTGATGAAATCGCCCGACTTGATCCCGGCGCGATCCGCCGGCGTATCTTCGGTCGGCGCGATGACCTTCACGGCGCCGTCTTCCTGGGTGACGGTCAGGCCCAGACCGCCATAATTGCCTTCGGTCTGGATCTTGAGATTGTCGAAGTCGAGCCCGTCAGCGAACGAGCTGTGCGGATCGAGCGCGGCCAGCATTCCCGCGATCGCGCCCTTTACCAGCGTCTTGTCGTCCACCTTGTCGACATAGTTCGCCTTCACCTGGTTGTAGACTTCCATGAATGCGTCGAGCTCGCGGTAGCTCTGCGTATCCACGCCCGCCATCGCCCCCGATGCAACAGGAACGAGTGCCAGCGCGCTGACGGCGGCGGTTACCTGGAGAAGTGAACGCAACATACGAGCAACTTTCGGGGAAATGGGAACCCTGGCGATATAATGCGGGATAACGGCTTTTACACGGCGTGTCAGTCGAGCAATTGAGCCAGGTCCATCGCCCGGCCTTGCCGTCGCAGTTCGACCGTGACGCGCGGATCTTCTCCGGCGCCGGCGCGTCCGATGCGGCCGCCCTGCGCCACTTGATCGCCGACGCGAACGCCGATTCCGCCCAGCCCGGCGAGGAGAGTCGTCCAGCCCTTGCCATGATCGACGATCACAACCCCGCCATAGCCGCGGAACGGCCCGGCATAGACGATCCGGCCAGCGGCAGGCGCCACGACTTCCGCACCCCGTGCGCAGGCCAGAGTCAGCCCGCGGGCACGCACCCCGGCATCGGACAGTTCACCCAGTCCGCGCACGGTTTGCCCCGCTACCGGAAGGACGTAAGCGGGATTCCCCGGCTTCGGCGCCAGAGACGCAGGGCGCTCACCGGGCTGCGGCGGGCGCGGCAAGGGTCCGGGCAACGCGAGCAGCCCGGCCTGGATCTCGGCGGCCTCGCCCATCGTGTCCATCTGTTCGACGATCTCGCGGGCGCGCTCGCCGAGCGCCAGCGCGCGATCCGATTCGATCAACGCGCTTTGTCCCAACGCCCGCGAGCGCATGCGATGCTCGGCCTCGAGGCGCAGCGCGGCGACTCGCTCGGACTCGAGGCGGGTGCGGCCTTCGCGCAGGCTGGCCACCGCCGCCTCCGCCGTGGCGCGCAGCTTGCGGCCGCGTTCCAGCTCGGCGCGCACCGCCGCCGTGCGGCGCTCGACGAGCGGCAGCGCCGTGCCGAGCACCGCGCGGACATGCACCATATCCTCGGTCGATCCCGGCTGGACCAGCCCGAGTACGGGCGGACGCCGCGCCATCGATTGCAGCGCCGCGATAAGCCGCAAGATCGGCCCCTGGCGCTCGGCGAGCTGGCTGCGTTGGGCGGCGAGCAGGCGATCGACGATTCCGATCCGGGCGCGCGCCGCAGCGATATCGGCTTCGGCAGCCTTGATACGTTCGGCCGATGCCGCTTCCTGCGCGCGAGCCTGGGTGGCCCTGTCGCGCGCGCCTGCCGCCGCGCGTTCCAGCGCCTGCGAGCGCGCCAGTGCGGCCTCGGACTGGGCCGACGCCGATCGCAGTCGCGCCTGCTGCTCGGCCAGGCTCGGCACCTGCGCGCCGGCCAGCGAGCCGAGCGCCAGCATCGCAGGCAATACGGCAATCAACGTGATCCTGCGAACGGAGCCCATGGCTTACCCTTCGCGGTGATAGGGATGGTTGGCAAGGATCGAGGCGGCGCGCCACAATTGCTCGGCCAGCATCGCCCGGGCCAGCATGTGCGGCCAGGTTGCGCGGCCGAAGGAGAGCAGCAGGTCTGCACCGGCCCGCTCGACGTCGCCGAAGCCGTCCGCGGCGCCGATCAGGAAGCGCACTTCGCGAATTCCGTCGTCGCGCCACGCGCCCAGCCGTTCGGCCAACACGCGCGAGGGCAGGCTGTCGCCGGTCTCGTCGAGAACGATCGTCTTGGTGGCGCCCTGGAGATCCGGCACCTTCCCGCCGGTGTCGGGCAGTTCGGTCACCCGCGTCGGCCAGGAAATGCGCTTAAGATAGCGATCGACCAGCTCCGCCTCGGGACTGCGCCCGATACGCCCCCGCGCCACGATATGGAGCAGCATGCTACCGCCCCGACGGGATCAGGCCTGGCCCCCGGCGCCGTCGCCGAACGCCCACATGCGCTCGAGATTGTAGAAGGTGCGCACTTCGGGACGGAACAGGTGGATGATCACGTCGCCGGCATCGATCAGCACCCAATCGGCGGTCGGCAGGCCTTCGATCCGCGGCGAGCGGCCGAACTCGGCCTTGATCTTCTCGGCCAGCTTGGTCGCCATCGACGCCACCTGCCGGGTCGAGCGTCCGCTCGAGACGACCATATAATCGGCGATGCTGCTCTTGCCGGCGAGCGGGATCGAGACGGTCTCGACCGCCTGATCGTCGTCGAGCGACGCAAGCACGAGCTTGTGCAGCGCGTCCACGCCGTCGGTACGCTGCACATTGGGGGAAGTGGCCAAGAGGACTCCTAGGGTTTCACGCATCTGTGCTGAGTCATGGAAACGGCGGGGGCGGCGTCGATAGCGATGTTCGACGCGCGTCCGGAAATCGCCGGTGCCAGCCAGGATCGGCGGCCCGAAGGCTCGTCGCCGAGGTCGTATCGGGGCGGAAGCGCAACAGCACGAGGGCTGGCAATCTCCATCGCGTCCAATTCTTGGCCTGGCCTGCGGGCCGCACAGCGCGCCGCAACCAACTCATCGCAGGACTTGCGCGAGCGAGTCGGTCATAGCCCGGACGGGCAATCACCGCAATCGGAACCTGCCGGGCTATATCACGCCACCGTTCCCACTGGTGGAACTGCGCGAGATTGTCCGCACCCATGAGCCAGACGAAGCGATGCCGCGGATAGAGCCGCGGGAGTTTGCCGAGCGTGTCGGCGGTGTAGCGCGTCTTAAGCCGCGCCTCGACCGCGCTGGCACGGATCGGCGCGTGCCGCGCCATTTTCCGAGCCGAAGCCAAGCGCGCGGCGAAAGGTGCCATGCCCGCGCGCGGCTTGAGCGGGTTGCCGGGCGAGACCAGCCACCACACTTCGTCCAACCCAAGGGCGCGGATCGCGTGCAGCGATAGCCGGCGATGGCCGCTATGGGCGGGGTTGAAGGAGCCGCCGAGGAGGCCGATGCATTTCACAATTTTCCTGCAAGCAACTGTGCGCCGTGCACAACCCGCGGGATGCGGATGTGATCTTTCTCGACGCGATAGAAGAGCACATATTCGGTCCGCGGTACGTGCCAGCGGCGCCGGTTCGCTCGCGTGGTAGCTTGGCGAGCGTACGGCAAACCAGAGAGGATATTGGTTGCCTGCACAATGCGTTCTGCCAGATCGATCGCGAGCGCTGAGTCGATCCCCCGATAATGGCGAGCGATTCGATTGATATCGCCTTGAGCCGATGGCGCCCAGCGAATCTCGCGCACTAGGCGGCAGCCGCCTCACGTCGAAGGCTGGCTACCCAGGCTGTCATCTCTTCCTGCGTAAGATATTCGCCGCGGTCGATCTCACGTTCGGCCTCGTCCAGCGAGTCCATCAATTCGGTTTCGGATCGAACATATTCCTCAACCGCGCGGGCTATGATCCAGGCGCGCGATCGCTCCATGCTGGCGGCGAGTCGATCGAGACTGGTCGACGTCTCCGTGTCGATTCGGCCGGTGATGACGATGGTCTTGCTCATGTCACGGATGTATACAAAGAATGCAGCCGATTCAAGGTCGCGCCTGGCCGGTCCCACGCACGACCCACTTATAGGTCGTCAGCCCCTCGAGTGCGACGGGCCCGCGGGCGTGCAGCCGCCCGGTAGAAATGCCGATTTCGGCGCCCAGCCCGAACTCGCCGCCGTCGGCAAACTGGGTCGAGGCGTTCCACATCACGATCGCGCTGTCGACGCTGTTGAGGAAGCGTTCCGCCGTCTCAGCATTGTCGGTGACGATCGCGTCGGTGTGGTGCGACCCGTGCGCGGCGATATGCGCCATCGCCGCATCGACGCCGTCGACCAGCTTCACCGAGAGGATCGCGTCGAGATATTCGGTGTCCCAGTCGCCGCATTCCGCCGGCAGCGTGCGGGGCTCGATCGAAACGATCTCGGCCTCGCCGCGCAGTTCGCACCCTGCGTCGGCAAGTGCTTTCAAGATAGGCGCCGGATCGGCAAAGCCACGATCGATCAGCAGCGTCTCGGTCGCGCCGCAGATACCGGTGCGGCGCATCTTGGCGTTGAGCGCGAGCCGCGCCGCCATCTCGGGATCGGCTTCGCGATCGACATAGGTGTGGCAGAGCCCGTCGAGATGCGCGAGTACCGGCACCCGCGCCTCGGCCTGGACGCGCGCGACCAAGCCCTTGCCACCGCGCGGCACGACCATATCGATCGCGCCCTCTGCGGTGAGCATCGCACCGACGGCAGCCCGGTCGGTGACCGGCACCAGTTGTACGGCGTCGACAGGCATTCCGCCCGCTTCGAGTCCCGATGCCAGCGCGGCATGGATTGCGCGATTGCTTCGGATCGCCTCGGAGCCGCCGCGCAGGATCGCGGCATTGCCCGACATCGCGCACAGCGCGCCGGCATCGGCGGTCACGTTGGGGCGGCTTTCGTAGATGATGCCGATCACCCCGATCGGGATGCGCACCCGCGTCAGCACCAGCCCATTGGGCCGATCGACCCGCTCGATCAGCTTGCCCACCGGATCGTCGAGCGCCGCCACCGCCGCAACGCCCGCCGCCATCGCCTCGACGCGCCCGGCATCGAGCCGAAGCCGGTCGAGCAGCGCCCCCGATAGCCCCGACGCTTCGGCCGCGGCCATGTCCTCGGCGTTGGCCGCGACGATCGCATCGCACGCCAATCGGATCGAATCGGACGCGGCGATCAGCGCACGCCTTTTCTCCGCGCTTGACATCGCCGCGAGCCGCCGCGACGCGGCGCGTGCGCGCGAGGCCATTTCGGCGATCAGCATCGGGATATCGGCATCGGCCATGCCGCACCCGCTAGCACGACTTTTGCGAAGCTGGTAGGCGGTGCGGATGGGGGAATTCGAAGCAGCGGGTGAAATCGTCACCGTGGGCATGCTCGGCCGCGCGCTCGAGCCGCATGCCGGGGAGGGGCATGGCGAGGGCGCCATGTGCCTCAATTGCGGCACCGCACTGATCGGGCCCCATTGCCACCGATGCGGCCAATCGGCGCACGTCCACCGCTCGCTGGGCGCGATCGGGCACGAGATCGCGCATGGAGTCGCGCATTTCGAGGGCAAATTCTGGCGCACGCTGCCCTTGCTCGTCTGGCGGCCCGGCGATCTGACGCGGCGCTATATCAGGGGCGAACGCGCGCGCTTCGTCTCGCCGATGGCGATCTTCCTCTTCTCCATCTTCGCGATGTTCGCCGTCTTTTCCTGGGCCGGGATCTCGGCACCGAGCAATCTCAGCACCGGCGAGCCAGAGAAGATGGTGGCCGAGGCGCGGACGCAACTGGTGAAACAGCGCGCCGAGGCCGTCGTCGAGCGTGACGAGCATCCGGTCGGGGATCGCAGGCGGCAACGGATCGAGCGCAATATCGCCGAGATCGACGAGACGCTGGCGAACCTGCCCGAGGGTAAGGGCGACCGGACCAACATCAACGTCCGTTCCGCCCTGAGCGGCTGGGCGCTGGTCGATCATGGCATCGAGAAGTGGAAGAAGAATCCGTCGCTGATGCTCTACAAGCTGCAAGCGAGCGTCTACAAATTCTCCTGGCTGCTCATTCCGCTATCGCTGCCCTTCGTTTGGCTGCTGTTCGCGTGGAAGCGCGACTACAAGCTATACGACCATACGGTGTTCATCACCTACTCGATCGCCTTCATGTCGCTGCTGTTCATCGTGATCACCATCGCCGCCGCGATCGGCCTGGGGGCCCCTCTGCTCACCTTCGCCGCCTTTGCCGTGCCGTTTGTCCACATCACCCGCCAGCTCAAACAGGCCTACCGGCTGCGCTGGTGGTCGGCGATCCTGCGCGCGCTGATCCTCTCCTGGTTCATCACGATCATCTTGATGCTCTTCCTGCTGATCCTACTCGCGCTGGGCATGTCCGGGTGAAGGCTCAGCGGCAGGGGTAGCGCCGCTGCATGAACGCATAGAAAGCGGTCTTCATGCTGATGCCGCGCCGGGCCGGCGGGATCCTCTCGAGGTCGGCGAGCAACTCGCCGCTGCCGATCTTGGCCTGGCCCTTGGGCGGCGGGCAGCTGTGCGGCTTGCGGCCGGCAGCGCGCGCGGAGACCAGATCGGCGCGATAGGCGTCCGCGATCGTCTTCATCTCGCGCTTCAGCAGCCCCACGTCGGACGAGAACATCGCTGCCATGCCCTTGGCCTTGAGCGCATGCGCCTTGGCGAGGAACTCGGCGACGCTCATCGCCTGTGCAGAGGTGGCGACGAGCGACAGCGCCGTCGCGGCCAATATCAGTCGCCTCATGAGAATAGCCCTCCCTCGATATCCCGAGGAAGGGCTATTCAGCATCGCTTGAACGTCAAGTGAACTCAGGCGCCTTGCGGCGTCGGGTTCCCGAACGGACCCTTGGGCCGGCGGATCTTGGGGATCGAGGTGCCGCCCGCAGCGACGGGGACCGAGGGAGCGCCCGCATCGTCGCGACCGATCTCTTCCCCTGCCACCAGCCGCTTGATCTCGTCGCCGGTCAGCGTTTCGAACTCGAGCAGGGCATTGGCCAGCGCATGGAGCTGATCGATATGATCGGTCAGCACCTGCTTGGCGCGGTTGAGGCCGCCCTCGACGAGTTTCTTGATCTCCGCATCGATCAGCAAGGCGGTCTCGTTGGACATGCTCGCCGGGCGCGCCTGGCCATAGCCGAGATAGCTTTCCTCGCCCTCGGCATATTCGAGCGGGCCGACCGCCTCCGACATGCCCCAGCGGGTGACCATCGAACGCGCGAGACGCGTGGCGGACTGGATGTCCGAAGACGCGCCCGAGCTCACCCGATCATAGCCGAAGATCAGCTCCTCGGCGACGCGGCCCCCCATCGCGATCGAGAGATGCGCATACATCTGATCGCGGTGCATCGAATTCTGGTCACGCTCGGGAAGCCGCATCACCATGCCCAGTGCACGG encodes:
- a CDS encoding 23S rRNA (pseudouridine(1915)-N(3))-methyltransferase RlmH, which translates into the protein MLLHIVARGRIGRSPEAELVDRYLKRISWPTRVTELPDTGGKVPDLQGATKTIVLDETGDSLPSRVLAERLGAWRDDGIREVRFLIGAADGFGDVERAGADLLLSFGRATWPHMLARAMLAEQLWRAASILANHPYHREG
- the rsfS gene encoding ribosome silencing factor; amino-acid sequence: MATSPNVQRTDGVDALHKLVLASLDDDQAVETVSIPLAGKSSIADYMVVSSGRSTRQVASMATKLAEKIKAEFGRSPRIEGLPTADWVLIDAGDVIIHLFRPEVRTFYNLERMWAFGDGAGGQA
- a CDS encoding nicotinate-nucleotide adenylyltransferase, whose translation is MKCIGLLGGSFNPAHSGHRRLSLHAIRALGLDEVWWLVSPGNPLKPRAGMAPFAARLASARKMARHAPIRASAVEARLKTRYTADTLGKLPRLYPRHRFVWLMGADNLAQFHQWERWRDIARQVPIAVIARPGYDRLARASPAMSWLRRAVRPAGQAKNWTRWRLPALVLLRFRPDTTSATSLRAADPGWHRRFPDARRTSLSTPPPPFP
- a CDS encoding type II toxin-antitoxin system RelE/ParE family toxin: MREIRWAPSAQGDINRIARHYRGIDSALAIDLAERIVQATNILSGLPYARQATTRANRRRWHVPRTEYVLFYRVEKDHIRIPRVVHGAQLLAGKL
- a CDS encoding CopG family ribbon-helix-helix protein gives rise to the protein MSKTIVITGRIDTETSTSLDRLAASMERSRAWIIARAVEEYVRSETELMDSLDEAEREIDRGEYLTQEEMTAWVASLRREAAAA
- a CDS encoding glutamate-5-semialdehyde dehydrogenase, whose product is MADADIPMLIAEMASRARAASRRLAAMSSAEKRRALIAASDSIRLACDAIVAANAEDMAAAEASGLSGALLDRLRLDAGRVEAMAAGVAAVAALDDPVGKLIERVDRPNGLVLTRVRIPIGVIGIIYESRPNVTADAGALCAMSGNAAILRGGSEAIRSNRAIHAALASGLEAGGMPVDAVQLVPVTDRAAVGAMLTAEGAIDMVVPRGGKGLVARVQAEARVPVLAHLDGLCHTYVDREADPEMAARLALNAKMRRTGICGATETLLIDRGFADPAPILKALADAGCELRGEAEIVSIEPRTLPAECGDWDTEYLDAILSVKLVDGVDAAMAHIAAHGSHHTDAIVTDNAETAERFLNSVDSAIVMWNASTQFADGGEFGLGAEIGISTGRLHARGPVALEGLTTYKWVVRGTGQARP
- a CDS encoding DUF3667 domain-containing protein, with amino-acid sequence MGEFEAAGEIVTVGMLGRALEPHAGEGHGEGAMCLNCGTALIGPHCHRCGQSAHVHRSLGAIGHEIAHGVAHFEGKFWRTLPLLVWRPGDLTRRYIRGERARFVSPMAIFLFSIFAMFAVFSWAGISAPSNLSTGEPEKMVAEARTQLVKQRAEAVVERDEHPVGDRRRQRIERNIAEIDETLANLPEGKGDRTNINVRSALSGWALVDHGIEKWKKNPSLMLYKLQASVYKFSWLLIPLSLPFVWLLFAWKRDYKLYDHTVFITYSIAFMSLLFIVITIAAAIGLGAPLLTFAAFAVPFVHITRQLKQAYRLRWWSAILRALILSWFITIILMLFLLILLALGMSG